A section of the Bacteroidota bacterium genome encodes:
- a CDS encoding NCS1 family nucleobase:cation symporter-1, with amino-acid sequence MQNENQLKNSSLINEDLAPIPQEKRKWGTWNYVALWVSMSLCIPTYMLASSLIGGGMNWWQAILTIFLGNTIVLIPMILNGHAGAKYGIPFPVFARASFGTKGANIPAMLRAIVACGWFGIQTWIGGAAIYNIVRAWNPSLPQIDSHSLFPQAIPMICFLLFWLLNMFIVYLGVESIRKLLLFKAIFLPVAAFALLFWAISAANGLGPILEQPSKLQGASFWNYFFPALTGMVGFWATLSLNIPDFTRYAKSQKAQIRGQAIGLPSSMTLFAFIGVVVTSATAIIYGSTIWDPIQLAGRFENKMMVTFAMLAVAISTLATNIAANIVSPANDFSNLAPKKINFRVGGYITGIIGVLIFPWKLIADPTGYIFTWLIAYSSLLGPVGGIMIADYYFIRKQNLDVDDLYRHNGQYSFNNGFNRIAITALLCGILPNVPGFLLQIKVVSSTAFPGWISHLYNYAWFVGFFVSGLIYYSLMQKFKVQNYDLKVAPEIHHS; translated from the coding sequence ATGCAGAACGAAAATCAATTAAAGAATTCTTCTCTTATTAATGAAGATTTAGCTCCTATTCCCCAGGAAAAAAGAAAATGGGGAACATGGAACTATGTTGCATTATGGGTAAGTATGAGTCTTTGCATTCCCACTTATATGCTTGCCAGCTCATTGATCGGTGGAGGGATGAATTGGTGGCAGGCAATACTTACGATCTTTCTCGGCAATACAATTGTGTTAATACCAATGATATTAAACGGGCATGCCGGGGCAAAATATGGAATTCCATTTCCTGTTTTTGCCAGAGCAAGTTTTGGAACAAAAGGAGCAAATATACCTGCGATGCTTCGTGCAATAGTTGCCTGTGGCTGGTTTGGCATTCAGACATGGATCGGCGGAGCTGCTATATATAATATTGTAAGAGCATGGAACCCTTCTTTGCCGCAAATTGATAGTCATTCATTATTTCCACAAGCAATACCGATGATCTGTTTTCTATTGTTTTGGCTGTTGAATATGTTTATTGTTTATCTCGGTGTTGAAAGCATTAGAAAACTCTTGCTGTTCAAAGCGATCTTTCTTCCTGTTGCAGCATTTGCATTATTATTCTGGGCAATCAGTGCAGCCAATGGATTAGGACCAATACTTGAACAACCTTCCAAACTCCAGGGTGCATCTTTCTGGAATTATTTTTTCCCTGCTTTGACAGGAATGGTTGGTTTCTGGGCAACGCTATCGTTAAACATTCCTGATTTTACCCGCTATGCAAAAAGTCAGAAAGCACAAATAAGAGGACAGGCAATCGGTTTGCCGTCATCAATGACATTGTTTGCTTTTATAGGAGTTGTTGTTACATCTGCAACCGCAATTATATATGGCAGTACTATTTGGGATCCGATTCAACTGGCAGGAAGATTTGAAAACAAAATGATGGTGACATTTGCGATGCTTGCAGTTGCCATTTCAACACTGGCTACAAATATTGCTGCCAATATTGTAAGTCCTGCAAATGATTTTTCAAATCTTGCTCCGAAAAAAATCAATTTCCGGGTTGGCGGATATATTACGGGCATTATTGGCGTTTTGATCTTTCCCTGGAAACTGATCGCCGATCCTACAGGATATATTTTTACATGGCTGATTGCTTATTCAAGTTTATTAGGACCTGTTGGAGGTATCATGATCGCCGATTATTATTTTATTCGCAAACAAAACCTGGATGTTGATGATCTGTATCGTCACAATGGTCAGTACAGTTTTAATAATGGATTTAACAGGATCGCTATTACAGCATTGTTATGTGGCATCCTTCCTAATGTTCCCGGGTTTTTATTACAGATCAAAGTAGTTTCATCAACAGCATTTCCGGGATGGATCTCGCATTTATATAATTATGCCTGGTTCGTAGGATTTTTTGTAAGTGGATTGATTTATTACTCATTAATGCAGAAATTTAAAGTTCAGAATTATGATTTAAAGGTTGCACCTGAAATTCATCATTCATAA
- the tnpA gene encoding IS200/IS605 family transposase, translating to MPNTYTQLYIQFVFAVKHRESLIAKEWKNDLYKYITGIVQNNKSKMLAINGVADHIHIFIGYKPTIAIPDLVKDIKLASGLWINEKKLAPGRFNWQEGYGAFSYRLRDIDEICRYIQNQEEHHRKKSFKEEYTQMLKDFALEYDEKYLFEFFDDLYSTPPELMKST from the coding sequence ATGCCGAACACATACACACAATTATATATTCAATTTGTTTTTGCCGTTAAACATCGTGAAAGTTTAATTGCTAAAGAGTGGAAGAATGATTTATATAAATACATCACAGGTATTGTCCAAAATAACAAAAGTAAAATGCTCGCAATAAATGGCGTAGCAGATCATATTCATATTTTTATTGGCTATAAGCCAACGATAGCTATTCCCGATTTGGTAAAAGATATCAAACTTGCCAGCGGATTATGGATTAATGAAAAGAAATTGGCACCCGGTAGGTTTAACTGGCAGGAAGGGTATGGCGCATTTTCGTACAGGCTTCGTGATATTGATGAAATATGTCGGTATATTCAAAACCAGGAAGAGCATCATAGGAAAAAATCATTTAAAGAAGAATACACGCAGATGCTGAAAGATTTTGCATTGGAATATGATGAGAAATACCTGTTTGAATTCTTTGATGATCTATATTCAACTCCTCCGGAGTTGATGAAATCGACCTAA
- a CDS encoding aminotransferase class III-fold pyridoxal phosphate-dependent enzyme, with the protein MPQTKTLSETQEIIQDNLDYTLFSWSKQKGIAPIAVKYGEGVYLYDYDGKRYLDFSSGLMNVNIGHGNQRVTEAVVKQMQEVSYITPSCVTKVRGEVGKKLAEISPKGLTKTLFTVCGATAIDNAIKLARLYTGRHKILTRYQSFHGASYGAMSAGGDPRKLAADSQQSPNFVHFDIPVAYRWEYGEDNLLKESIKNLERVIAFEGPQNIAAILLEGESGSSGCLKYPVGYLKKVKKLCEKHGILFIADEVMSGFGRTGKWFGIDNHDVAPDMIATAKGITSGYVPLGALIVSDKIAAQYDDNVLWLGLTYSAHPVSLAASLEVLKIYEDDNLIENAATMGKYIDEKVEELKKKHPSIGDWRNTGLLGCIELVKNKTTKEPMAPFNAKPDEMTVMNKVAARIKELGMYTFVRWNYIFIAPPLCITKEQIDEGLAMISDAISIADHHVT; encoded by the coding sequence ATGCCTCAAACAAAAACATTATCTGAAACACAAGAGATCATCCAGGATAACCTGGATTACACCCTGTTCTCATGGAGCAAGCAAAAAGGAATTGCGCCGATCGCTGTTAAATACGGTGAAGGCGTTTATTTATATGACTACGATGGTAAACGTTATCTCGATTTTTCGTCGGGACTGATGAATGTAAATATTGGTCACGGTAATCAACGGGTAACTGAAGCTGTAGTAAAACAAATGCAGGAAGTAAGCTATATAACGCCGAGCTGTGTTACTAAGGTTCGTGGTGAAGTAGGAAAAAAACTGGCAGAGATCTCTCCAAAAGGTTTGACAAAAACTTTATTTACTGTTTGTGGTGCTACTGCAATAGACAATGCGATCAAATTGGCAAGATTGTATACGGGTAGGCATAAAATTTTAACCCGCTATCAATCGTTTCATGGTGCATCATATGGAGCTATGTCTGCTGGTGGTGATCCCCGTAAACTTGCAGCTGATTCACAACAGTCACCGAATTTTGTACACTTTGATATTCCTGTTGCTTATCGCTGGGAATATGGAGAAGATAATTTATTAAAAGAATCGATTAAGAATTTGGAGAGAGTGATCGCATTTGAAGGGCCGCAAAATATTGCTGCCATTTTATTGGAAGGAGAATCAGGATCTTCTGGTTGTTTAAAATATCCTGTTGGTTATTTGAAAAAAGTAAAAAAACTCTGCGAAAAGCATGGCATTTTATTTATTGCTGATGAAGTAATGAGTGGTTTTGGAAGAACGGGTAAATGGTTTGGCATAGATAACCATGACGTAGCACCGGATATGATTGCAACTGCCAAAGGAATCACCTCGGGTTATGTACCGCTTGGCGCATTGATAGTGTCAGATAAAATTGCAGCCCAGTATGATGATAATGTTTTGTGGCTTGGCCTCACCTACTCTGCTCATCCGGTTAGTCTTGCAGCAAGTTTAGAAGTGCTGAAAATTTATGAAGATGATAATTTAATTGAGAATGCGGCAACAATGGGAAAATACATTGATGAAAAAGTTGAAGAATTAAAAAAGAAACATCCTTCAATTGGTGATTGGAGAAATACGGGCTTGCTGGGCTGTATTGAATTAGTAAAAAACAAAACAACAAAAGAACCAATGGCTCCATTTAATGCAAAGCCGGATGAAATGACCGTGATGAATAAAGTAGCAGCAAGAATAAAAGAGTTGGGCATGTACACGTTTGTACGCTGGAATTATATTTTCATTGCTCCACCACTTTGTATTACTAAAGAGCAAATTGATGAAGGATTGGCGATGATCAGTGATGCGATTTCAATAGCAGACCACCATGTCACTTAA
- a CDS encoding NAD(P)/FAD-dependent oxidoreductase — translation MADKLTYDLAIVGGGLAGLALSVQIANAGYNVVLFEKEQFPFHRVCGEYISLESWDFLERLGVDLSALNVSRINRLCVSAVNGNSFEQDLPLGGFGISRYQLDHTLAQIAKNAGVRLQEQERVNEINFADPVFNIETSKENYKAGVVIGSFGKRSNLDIKWKRPFTIAKKNKLNNYIGIKYHVRCNYPADTIALHNFKKGYCGIVKVEDDRYCLCYLTTASNLQDSSNDIKKMEQTILSINPHLKKLLNECEMISEEPVIISQISFDKKELIKDHVLMIGDAAGMITPLCGNGMSMALHASKIAAEQVSKFLEGTISRESMEHGYLVKWEKLFASRLRTGRILQRLFNSEWLTSLMIRLGKSFPGLITALIKKTHGHPF, via the coding sequence TTGGCAGATAAGCTTACATATGATCTTGCAATAGTAGGTGGTGGTTTAGCCGGCCTGGCTTTATCTGTTCAAATAGCCAACGCTGGCTATAATGTTGTTCTTTTTGAAAAAGAGCAATTCCCTTTTCATCGTGTATGTGGTGAATACATAAGTCTTGAGTCATGGGATTTTCTCGAACGTCTTGGGGTAGATCTGTCAGCACTAAATGTATCCCGGATCAATCGCCTTTGTGTATCCGCAGTCAATGGAAACTCTTTTGAGCAGGATCTGCCCCTGGGTGGTTTTGGTATTAGCCGTTATCAGCTGGATCATACATTAGCACAGATCGCAAAAAATGCCGGCGTCAGATTACAAGAACAAGAACGTGTCAATGAGATCAATTTCGCGGATCCGGTCTTTAATATTGAAACTTCAAAAGAAAACTATAAAGCAGGGGTAGTGATCGGAAGCTTTGGCAAAAGAAGCAATCTTGACATTAAATGGAAGCGACCGTTCACAATAGCCAAAAAAAATAAACTCAATAATTATATCGGTATAAAATATCATGTACGTTGTAATTACCCTGCAGATACGATTGCACTTCACAATTTTAAAAAAGGGTATTGTGGCATTGTAAAAGTGGAAGATGACAGGTACTGTTTATGCTATCTTACTACAGCATCCAATTTACAGGATAGTAGCAATGATATAAAAAAGATGGAGCAAACTATTCTTTCGATCAATCCACATTTAAAAAAATTATTGAATGAATGTGAAATGATCTCAGAAGAACCGGTGATCATTTCACAGATCAGTTTTGATAAAAAAGAACTGATCAAAGATCATGTATTGATGATTGGCGATGCAGCGGGTATGATCACACCTCTATGTGGCAATGGAATGAGTATGGCGCTGCATGCAAGTAAGATCGCTGCTGAACAGGTAAGTAAATTCCTGGAAGGAACTATTTCAAGAGAATCAATGGAGCATGGCTACCTGGTGAAATGGGAAAAACTTTTTGCCAGCCGTCTCAGAACAGGTCGTATACTCCAACGGTTATTTAATAGTGAATGGCTCACTAGTTTGATGATCCGTCTCGGTAAATCTTTCCCGGGTTTGATAACAGCTCTGATCAAAAAAACCCACGGGCACCCTTTTTAA
- a CDS encoding methyltransferase domain-containing protein: MNLRQRSYQKELMDGDDIPFQAMAQTLKELNIVNTRLGGHAITIEGVRQLIKAKDQLVVCEIGCGGGDNLFAVYKYCLKKEIPVRFIGIDMNPECIAFAKQQYPQLPCEWICSDYALADLSGKEPDIIFSSLFCHHFTDAQLVQMLQWLKKNSRSGFFINDLHRHWLAYYLIKYITMFFSRSYLVKNDACLSVARSFRKNEWKDLFRQAGVALHNIRWKWAFRWLVIGKN, translated from the coding sequence ATCAATCTCCGTCAGCGTAGTTACCAGAAAGAATTAATGGATGGTGATGATATTCCTTTCCAGGCAATGGCTCAAACTTTAAAGGAGTTAAATATTGTCAACACAAGATTAGGAGGGCATGCGATCACAATTGAGGGAGTCAGGCAATTAATAAAAGCTAAAGATCAACTCGTCGTTTGTGAAATTGGTTGCGGCGGTGGCGATAACCTTTTTGCTGTATATAAATACTGTTTAAAAAAAGAAATACCTGTTCGGTTTATTGGTATTGATATGAATCCTGAATGCATTGCATTTGCCAAACAACAATATCCGCAGCTTCCTTGTGAATGGATCTGCAGCGATTATGCTTTAGCAGATCTTTCAGGAAAAGAGCCCGACATTATTTTCTCTTCTCTTTTTTGTCATCATTTCACAGATGCACAATTAGTGCAAATGCTACAGTGGCTGAAGAAAAACAGCCGCTCAGGTTTTTTTATAAATGATCTGCATCGTCACTGGCTTGCTTACTACCTGATCAAATACATAACGATGTTCTTTAGCAGATCTTATCTCGTTAAAAACGATGCTTGTTTATCCGTTGCCCGCAGTTTCAGAAAAAATGAATGGAAAGATCTTTTTCGGCAAGCAGGTGTAGCGCTGCATAATATCCGTTGGAAGTGGGCATTCCGCTGGCTTGTTATAGGTAAAAATTAA
- a CDS encoding type III polyketide synthase, translating to MSKIISIGTAVPEYRHEQKKIFEFMDRVYAPNETERRKLRFLYRHCGIETRYSIFPDYSLPANEWEFFPASENLEPPPSLEKRMQSFREHAAPLSLKAINNCLKDFQDQHITHLITVSCTGMSAPGLDLELLELLNLPVTTWRTSINFMGCYAAIHALKLADAICRADTKANVLIVCVEFCTLHFQNEYTPDNISSSLLFGDGAAAVLVTGNNDAEGMKIDHFYSSVILKNKQDMVWEMSSTGFQLTLSSYIPDLIQEDFNQLVNEAVNGASLHIDDITHWCIHPGGKKILEAVHNSLKFTNGQLQHCYDVLNDYGNMSSPTVLFVLEHIKQSLNKKQDNKIFGAAFGPGLTIETFILSA from the coding sequence TTGAGTAAAATTATATCGATAGGAACTGCGGTACCGGAATACCGGCATGAACAAAAAAAGATTTTTGAGTTTATGGACCGGGTATATGCACCCAATGAAACCGAAAGAAGAAAACTTAGATTTCTATACAGGCATTGCGGTATCGAAACACGATATTCAATTTTTCCTGATTACAGCCTTCCTGCAAATGAATGGGAATTCTTTCCTGCTTCTGAAAATCTTGAGCCTCCTCCCTCTCTTGAAAAAAGAATGCAAAGTTTTCGGGAGCATGCTGCCCCCCTTTCTTTAAAGGCTATTAATAATTGCTTAAAAGATTTTCAAGATCAACATATCACTCATCTGATCACGGTAAGCTGTACCGGCATGAGTGCTCCCGGCCTCGATCTTGAATTATTGGAACTATTGAACTTGCCGGTTACAACCTGGAGAACCTCGATCAATTTTATGGGATGCTATGCAGCTATTCATGCTTTAAAACTGGCCGATGCAATTTGCAGGGCCGATACAAAAGCGAATGTGCTGATAGTATGTGTAGAATTTTGTACCCTGCATTTTCAAAACGAATACACACCAGACAATATCTCCAGTAGTTTATTATTTGGTGATGGTGCTGCTGCTGTACTTGTTACCGGTAATAACGATGCAGAAGGGATGAAGATCGATCATTTTTATTCTTCAGTAATATTAAAGAACAAGCAGGATATGGTTTGGGAAATGTCTTCCACTGGCTTCCAGTTAACGCTCAGCAGTTATATTCCCGATCTGATCCAGGAAGATTTTAACCAGCTTGTCAATGAAGCAGTGAACGGAGCCAGTTTACATATAGATGATATTACACATTGGTGCATTCACCCCGGCGGTAAAAAAATTTTAGAAGCAGTACATAATAGCCTGAAATTTACAAACGGACAATTACAACATTGTTATGATGTGCTGAATGATTATGGCAATATGTCTTCTCCGACTGTTCTTTTTGTTCTGGAACATATAAAACAGTCCTTGAATAAAAAACAAGACAATAAAATATTTGGTGCGGCTTTCGGACCCGGACTAACTATAGAAACTTTTATTTTATCAGCATGA
- a CDS encoding prenyltransferase — protein MLSTSTIKLLRIPFSFFLSPIYFFSLAQVVDINWTNAALIFLILHFLIYPASNGYNSYMDRDTDSIGGLEKPPPPSRQLYRVSIILDCAGILLSLMIGPLFTVVILFYIGASKAYSFRGIRLKKFPYLGYLVVIIFQGAVTFWLVYYGSSREAGIWVPWQGMVICSLLVGGFYPLTQIYQHRQDIEDGVSTISYKLGYIGTFIFCTIVYILAWVFMAQFFIQYGQGNQLLMVGIFFIPVIVYFIRWFVQVSKDHQAANFKNTMKMNWLAATCTNISFIILLIWKCLE, from the coding sequence ATGCTCAGCACTTCAACTATTAAACTACTCAGGATCCCTTTTTCTTTTTTCCTTTCACCTATTTATTTTTTTTCGCTTGCACAGGTAGTTGATATTAACTGGACCAACGCTGCTTTGATATTCCTTATACTTCATTTCCTGATCTATCCTGCCAGCAATGGTTATAATAGTTATATGGACAGGGATACCGACAGTATCGGTGGCCTGGAAAAACCACCGCCACCTTCCCGGCAACTCTACCGGGTCTCAATTATTTTAGACTGCGCTGGCATTTTATTGAGTTTAATGATCGGCCCCCTTTTCACTGTAGTCATACTCTTTTACATCGGTGCATCCAAAGCCTATAGTTTTCGTGGTATTCGCTTAAAAAAGTTTCCATACTTAGGCTATCTTGTTGTTATCATTTTCCAGGGAGCGGTTACGTTTTGGTTAGTGTATTATGGAAGCAGCCGGGAAGCCGGCATTTGGGTACCCTGGCAAGGGATGGTGATATGCTCGTTATTGGTTGGTGGCTTTTACCCGCTAACACAGATCTACCAGCACCGGCAGGACATTGAAGATGGAGTGAGTACTATTAGTTACAAACTGGGATATATAGGTACTTTTATATTCTGCACGATTGTTTACATACTGGCCTGGGTATTCATGGCACAATTTTTTATCCAGTATGGGCAAGGGAATCAATTATTGATGGTTGGCATCTTTTTTATTCCCGTTATCGTTTACTTTATACGATGGTTTGTGCAAGTAAGCAAAGATCACCAGGCAGCTAATTTTAAAAATACAATGAAAATGAACTGGCTGGCGGCAACCTGTACAAATATTTCATTTATCATCCTCTTAATCTGGAAATGTCTTGAGTAA
- a CDS encoding adenylate/guanylate cyclase domain-containing protein, translating to MLTRRVILYRLYLVLNVAVIWVLFSLLFLYNIVEVEKSVLATRNLSFFSLAFAMLGIIIAGAEAFFLKNMFRKLPIWLSTILRMTITFILFLVVSVIVVFAYWFFRHDGGESFIQFEKHFVQDVLLTPSFLMLMVDLGFLAFLSILVLEISDKYGPGGLRNLIRGRYNHPRKENRIFSFLDMNNSTVIAEHIGHEKYFNMLKEFFSDITEPILNNGGHIYQYVGDEIVLSWQNDQKGKQNCLNFIKEAYMVFKKKAEKYNDEFGFAPSFKAGIHAGDVTAGYIGIIKKDLVFSGDTLNTTARIRSKCHDLGHSFVASGDFLADYRSTGRFSFEEIGAIELKGKQEKVKLYAILFPELVEVVHKHSKPVPALKLISSL from the coding sequence ATGTTAACACGCAGAGTTATACTTTACCGGCTATATCTTGTATTGAATGTTGCAGTCATCTGGGTGTTATTCAGCCTCCTCTTCTTATATAATATCGTTGAAGTAGAAAAAAGTGTGCTGGCAACAAGAAATCTGAGTTTTTTCTCACTTGCATTTGCCATGTTAGGTATCATTATAGCCGGCGCCGAAGCTTTTTTTCTTAAAAACATGTTTCGCAAACTTCCTATCTGGCTTTCGACTATACTAAGGATGACCATTACATTTATTCTCTTTTTAGTTGTATCAGTTATTGTAGTCTTTGCCTACTGGTTTTTTCGTCACGATGGTGGTGAAAGTTTTATTCAGTTTGAAAAACATTTTGTTCAAGATGTTCTTCTTACACCCAGCTTTTTGATGCTGATGGTAGATCTGGGATTCCTGGCTTTTCTCTCTATTCTCGTTTTAGAAATATCTGATAAATACGGACCAGGTGGCCTGAGGAATTTGATAAGAGGTCGTTACAATCATCCAAGAAAAGAGAACCGAATATTTTCATTTCTTGATATGAACAACTCCACTGTGATCGCTGAACATATCGGTCATGAAAAATATTTCAATATGCTAAAAGAATTTTTCAGTGATATCACTGAACCTATTCTGAATAACGGTGGGCATATTTACCAGTATGTAGGTGATGAAATTGTTTTATCCTGGCAGAATGACCAGAAAGGAAAACAGAACTGCCTGAATTTTATAAAAGAGGCTTACATGGTTTTTAAAAAGAAAGCTGAAAAATATAATGATGAGTTTGGTTTTGCTCCTTCGTTCAAAGCCGGTATTCATGCAGGTGATGTTACAGCCGGTTATATTGGCATAATAAAAAAAGATCTTGTGTTTAGCGGGGACACATTAAACACTACTGCCCGTATTCGTAGTAAATGCCATGACCTGGGACATTCATTTGTTGCTTCGGGTGATTTTTTAGCCGATTACAGATCTACCGGCCGTTTTAGTTTTGAAGAGATCGGCGCCATTGAACTGAAAGGAAAACAGGAAAAAGTAAAATTGTATGCTATCCTGTTTCCTGAATTGGTTGAAGTCGTTCATAAGCATAGTAAACCTGTACCTGCATTAAAACTGATTTCCTCCCTGTAG